One region of Brassica napus cultivar Da-Ae chromosome A10, Da-Ae, whole genome shotgun sequence genomic DNA includes:
- the LOC125578960 gene encoding uncharacterized mitochondrial protein AtMg00810-like yields the protein MYIRPWARFDKFSTFLLEYGFSCIKVYPSMFVYHRQGKTMVLLLYVDDIILTGSDPEQCKHLMAALSSQFSMKYLGHPHYFLGIQVDTTENGLFHSQKKYTEDILHTAGIYDYNPMPTPLPLHMFPNNATAMKLFPQPSYF from the coding sequence ATGTACATCCGCCCCTGGGCACGGTTTGATAAGTTCAGTACGTTTCTCCTGGAGTATGGTTTCTCGTGTATCAAAGTTTATCCTTCTATGTTTGTGTATCATCGTCAAGGGAAAACAATGGTTCTTTTGCTGTATGTTGACGATATAATATTGACAGGAAGTGATCCGGAGCAGTGCAAGCATTTGATGGCAGCTCTCAGTTCTCAGTTTTCTATGAAGTATCTTGGCCATCCACATTATTTTCTTGGGATTCAGGTTGATACAACTGAGAATGGTTTGTTTCACAGTCAGAAGAAATATACTGAGGATATACTGCACACTGCAGGGATCTATGACTACAATCCTATGCCAACACCGTTACCTCTgcatatgtttccaaacaatgcAACAGCTATGAAACTCTTTCCTCAACCTTCTTATTTTTGA
- the LOC111200109 gene encoding uncharacterized protein LOC111200109, which produces MAEWIPAIVATVLFVVLTPGLLFQVPGNNNFVDFGKMETSGYSILLHSFIYFGLVTVFTVVIHFPGT; this is translated from the coding sequence atGGCGGAGTGGATACCTGCAATTGTAGCGACGGTGTTGTTCGTGGTTCTGACGCCGGGGTTGCTGTTTCAGGTTCCCGGCAACAATAACTTTGTAGACTTTGGGAAAATGGAGACGAGCGGATACTCAATCCTTCTTCACTCCTTCATTTACTTCGGCCTCGTCACTGTCTTCACCGTCGTCATTCACTTTCCTGGCACTTAA
- the LOC125579020 gene encoding uncharacterized protein LOC125579020 translates to MKTLQPRRSVSVALLLLMLAFFNSKIHTEGHIVLRDLEISMEKSLGDSLLRISRSRYSPINNKRNPSKKHKITSR, encoded by the exons ATGAAAACATTACAACCACGAAGATCGGTCTCAGTAGCTCTGCTTCTGCTTATGTTAGCTTTCT ttaacaGCAAGATTCATACAGAGGGACACATAGTTTTGAGGGATTTGGAGATAAGCATGGAGAAATCTCTTGGAGATAGCCTGCTAAGAATCTCAAGGAGTCGATACAGTCCTATAAATAACAA GAGAAATCCAAGTAAAAAGCATAAGATCACATCAAGATAA